One window of the Bacillus sp. (in: firmicutes) genome contains the following:
- the sspI gene encoding small acid-soluble spore protein SspI, producing MDLNLRHAIMQNVANNTKEQLEDTIEDAIQQGEEKTLPGLGVLFEALWNHSTEQQKDMMLSTLEQAVKQ from the coding sequence ATGGATTTAAATTTACGGCATGCGATTATGCAAAATGTAGCCAACAACACAAAAGAACAACTAGAAGACACAATTGAGGATGCCATTCAGCAAGGGGAAGAAAAAACGCTTCCGGGTTTAGGAGTTCTATTTGAAGCGCTCTGGAACCATTCAACGGAACAGCAAAAAGACATGATGCTTTCTACGCTTGAACAAGCGGTAAAACAATAG
- a CDS encoding RNA methyltransferase, which produces MKRIASVKNPQVKQWKKLLTKKEREKTGWFLIEGFHLVEEALNSDIHIVEIIVEENKQLPPNWNVADIPMTFVTEEIMIAISDTETPQGIAAVCQQFTEKTIDWENANVLLIDAVQDPGNIGTMIRTADAAGIDAVILGEGCVDLYNPKVIRSTQGSIFHLPIFKGNLYEWIETLKEHHVHIYGTSLENGENYKLVEPKHPFALLVGNEGSGVSKDLLQLTSKNLYIPIYGKAESLNVAIATGILLYYLRG; this is translated from the coding sequence TTGAAACGAATTGCATCAGTCAAAAACCCACAAGTGAAACAGTGGAAAAAGTTATTAACAAAAAAAGAGCGGGAAAAAACAGGCTGGTTTCTTATCGAAGGATTTCATTTAGTTGAAGAAGCATTAAATAGTGATATCCACATTGTGGAAATAATTGTAGAAGAGAATAAACAACTTCCGCCAAATTGGAATGTAGCGGACATTCCTATGACATTTGTAACCGAAGAAATTATGATAGCGATTAGCGATACGGAAACGCCACAAGGCATCGCGGCTGTTTGCCAACAATTCACAGAAAAAACGATCGACTGGGAAAATGCGAATGTCCTGTTAATTGACGCAGTACAAGACCCAGGAAATATAGGGACGATGATTCGGACAGCGGATGCAGCGGGGATCGATGCCGTTATCCTTGGAGAAGGGTGTGTTGATTTATATAATCCAAAAGTGATTCGTTCTACTCAAGGGTCGATATTTCATTTGCCGATTTTCAAAGGGAACTTATATGAGTGGATTGAAACGTTAAAAGAACATCATGTGCACATATACGGTACGTCGCTAGAGAACGGTGAAAATTACAAACTAGTGGAACCGAAACATCCATTTGCTCTTCTTGTCGGAAATGAAGGAAGTGGAGTGAGTAAAGATTTACTACAATTAACGTCAAAAAACTTGTACATTCCGATTTACGGAAAAGCGGAATCATTAAATGTGGCTATAGCGACAGGAATTTTACTTTATTATTTACGTGGATAA
- the pheS gene encoding phenylalanine--tRNA ligase subunit alpha produces MKERLQELQQEALEKIKQASDLKALNDVRVAYLGKKGPITEVLRGMGKLSPEERPIMGALVNEVRQTIQSALEERQVKLEQEEIEKKLASEAIDVTLPGRPVRVGNHHPLTRVIEEIEDLFIGMGYTIAEGPEVEKDYYNFEALNLPKGHPARDMQDSFYITGEILLRTHTSPVQARTMEKHEGRGPVKIICPGKVYRRDNDDATHSHQFTQIEGLVVDENIRMSDLKGTLQAFAKKMFGEDREIRFRPSFFPFTEPSVEVDVSCFNCGGHGCNVCKGTGWIEILGAGMVHPNVLEMAGFDSKKYTGFAFGMGPERIAMLKYGIDDIRHFYQNDIRFLQQFNRA; encoded by the coding sequence ATGAAAGAACGTTTACAAGAGCTACAACAAGAAGCGCTTGAAAAGATCAAGCAAGCAAGTGATTTAAAGGCGCTTAACGATGTTCGTGTTGCTTACCTTGGTAAAAAAGGCCCGATTACGGAAGTACTTCGCGGCATGGGAAAATTATCACCAGAAGAACGCCCAATCATGGGAGCACTTGTGAATGAAGTCCGGCAGACGATTCAATCCGCATTAGAAGAAAGACAAGTGAAACTAGAACAAGAAGAAATCGAGAAAAAATTAGCCTCTGAAGCCATTGATGTAACGCTTCCGGGTCGCCCTGTTCGAGTAGGAAATCATCATCCGCTTACGAGAGTCATTGAAGAAATTGAAGACTTATTTATTGGCATGGGGTATACCATTGCAGAAGGTCCAGAAGTGGAAAAAGACTACTACAACTTCGAAGCTTTAAACTTACCAAAAGGACATCCAGCCCGCGATATGCAAGATTCTTTCTATATTACGGGTGAAATTTTACTTCGCACGCATACATCACCGGTACAAGCGCGAACGATGGAAAAGCATGAAGGTCGTGGCCCGGTAAAAATCATTTGTCCGGGAAAAGTGTATCGTCGCGATAACGATGACGCTACCCACTCTCATCAATTTACCCAAATTGAAGGACTTGTGGTTGATGAAAACATTCGTATGAGCGACTTAAAAGGAACCCTTCAAGCGTTTGCGAAGAAAATGTTCGGGGAAGATCGTGAAATTCGCTTCCGCCCAAGCTTCTTCCCATTTACTGAACCATCTGTAGAAGTGGACGTATCCTGTTTTAACTGCGGTGGTCATGGCTGTAACGTATGTAAAGGAACCGGATGGATTGAAATTTTAGGTGCTGGTATGGTTCATCCGAACGTGTTAGAAATGGCCGGGTTTGATTCGAAAAAATATACTGGATTTGCGTTCGGTATGGGACCTGAGCGAATCGCTATGTTGAAATACGGCATTGATGATATTCGTCATTTCTATCAAAATGACATTCGTTTCTTACAACAATTTAATCGCGCGTAA
- a CDS encoding phenylalanine--tRNA ligase subunit beta translates to MFVSYKWLQEYVDLTGITAKELADKITKSGIEVESVELLNKGAKGVVVGHVLEREQHPNADKLSKCLVDIGEEEPVQIICGAPNVAKGQKVAVAKVGAVLPGNFKIKKAKLRGEESHGMICSLQELGIESKLVTKEFADGIFVFPSDAPVGADALEQLNLDDEVLELGLTPNRADCLSMIGVAYEVAAILGREVKWPKVELQETSENVEDYISVKVEATEDNPLYAARIVKNVKIGPSPLWMQTRLMAAGIRPHNNVVDITNYILLEYGQPLHAFDYDRLGSKEIVVRRAKTGEKIVTLDEVERTLTEENLVITNGTEPVALAGVMGGANSEVQNDTTTVLIESAYFKNTTVRKASKDHGLRSEASTRFEKGIDPARTKEALDRAAALMAQYAGGEIIRGVAEVDLLEQKEVVVTITLDRINSVLGTNISTEEVSSILSNLQFAFTEDNGLFKITVPSRRPDISIPEDIIEEVARLYGYDHLPTTLPVAETQPGTLTPYQAKRRKVRRYLEHVGLFQAITYSLTSEEKATKFALETAEPIRLAMPMSEERSVLRQSLIPHLLEVVSYNRARQMDNVAVYETGAVYLAKGNDELPEEKERLAGVITGVWHAHLWQGEKKPVDFYVVKGILDGLFDMLGLQNRIDYTQAKLDGMHPGRTAEILLDGKVIGFVGQVHPRVQKENDLKETYVFELALTDVLHAEVEDIRYAPIPRFPSMTRDVAFVVDKCVIAGDIQKTIVKTGGELLKEVTIFDVYEGDRLPEGKKSIAFSLRYFDPERTLTDEEVTALHEQVVQAVEEQFGATLRG, encoded by the coding sequence ATGTTTGTATCATACAAATGGCTACAAGAATACGTAGATTTAACGGGGATTACGGCAAAAGAGCTTGCGGATAAAATTACCAAAAGTGGCATTGAGGTTGAAAGTGTCGAATTGTTAAATAAAGGAGCGAAAGGCGTAGTCGTTGGGCATGTACTCGAGCGTGAACAACACCCGAACGCTGATAAATTAAGTAAATGTTTAGTCGATATCGGTGAAGAAGAACCTGTGCAAATTATTTGTGGAGCGCCAAACGTTGCGAAAGGTCAAAAAGTAGCTGTCGCTAAAGTAGGAGCGGTTCTTCCAGGTAATTTTAAAATTAAGAAAGCAAAGCTTCGTGGGGAAGAATCACATGGGATGATTTGTTCCCTTCAAGAGTTGGGAATTGAATCTAAACTGGTTACGAAAGAATTTGCAGACGGTATTTTTGTTTTCCCAAGCGATGCACCGGTTGGGGCAGATGCATTAGAACAATTAAACTTAGATGATGAAGTGTTAGAATTAGGGTTAACACCAAACCGTGCGGATTGCTTAAGCATGATTGGGGTGGCCTATGAAGTAGCGGCCATTTTAGGTCGGGAAGTAAAATGGCCAAAAGTGGAGTTGCAAGAAACAAGCGAAAACGTAGAGGACTACATTTCAGTAAAAGTAGAAGCGACAGAAGATAATCCACTATATGCAGCGCGCATTGTAAAAAATGTCAAAATTGGTCCATCTCCGTTATGGATGCAAACAAGACTGATGGCTGCAGGTATTCGCCCGCATAACAATGTTGTCGATATTACAAACTACATTTTATTAGAGTACGGCCAACCATTACATGCATTCGACTACGATCGTCTCGGTTCCAAAGAAATTGTTGTACGTCGGGCAAAAACAGGTGAAAAAATTGTTACTCTTGATGAAGTGGAGCGCACGTTAACGGAAGAAAATCTTGTCATTACAAATGGTACAGAACCGGTCGCACTTGCTGGTGTCATGGGTGGAGCAAACTCCGAAGTACAAAACGATACGACAACGGTATTAATCGAATCGGCTTATTTCAAAAATACGACGGTACGTAAAGCGTCAAAAGACCATGGTTTACGTAGTGAGGCAAGTACACGGTTTGAAAAAGGCATTGACCCGGCACGCACAAAAGAAGCATTAGATCGTGCTGCTGCTTTAATGGCTCAATATGCAGGTGGAGAAATCATTCGTGGTGTCGCAGAAGTGGATCTGCTAGAACAAAAGGAAGTTGTTGTGACGATTACACTTGATCGAATTAACAGCGTATTAGGGACCAACATTTCAACAGAAGAAGTAAGCAGCATTTTATCGAACCTACAATTTGCTTTCACAGAAGATAACGGATTGTTTAAAATTACGGTACCTTCTCGCCGGCCAGATATCTCCATTCCAGAGGATATTATTGAAGAAGTAGCGAGATTGTACGGCTATGATCACTTACCAACCACATTACCTGTGGCAGAAACGCAGCCAGGAACATTAACTCCATATCAAGCAAAACGCCGGAAAGTGCGCCGCTATTTAGAACATGTGGGACTTTTCCAAGCGATTACGTATTCGTTAACAAGTGAAGAGAAAGCAACGAAATTTGCATTGGAAACAGCGGAGCCTATTCGTTTGGCAATGCCGATGAGTGAAGAGCGGAGTGTCCTTCGTCAAAGCTTAATTCCTCACTTGTTAGAAGTTGTTAGTTACAACCGAGCCCGTCAAATGGACAATGTGGCTGTGTATGAAACGGGAGCAGTTTACTTAGCAAAAGGAAACGATGAATTGCCAGAGGAAAAAGAACGATTAGCTGGTGTGATCACTGGTGTGTGGCATGCGCACTTATGGCAAGGTGAGAAAAAACCGGTAGACTTCTATGTCGTAAAAGGAATTTTAGATGGATTGTTCGATATGCTTGGATTACAGAATCGCATTGACTATACTCAAGCGAAACTTGATGGAATGCATCCAGGCCGTACGGCAGAGATTTTACTAGACGGAAAGGTGATCGGCTTTGTTGGACAGGTACACCCTCGAGTCCAAAAAGAAAATGATTTAAAAGAAACGTACGTCTTCGAGTTAGCGTTAACCGATGTATTACATGCTGAGGTCGAAGATATTCGTTACGCACCGATTCCACGCTTCCCGTCCATGACACGTGATGTTGCGTTTGTGGTGGATAAATGTGTCATTGCTGGAGACATCCAAAAAACGATTGTCAAGACAGGCGGCGAATTGTTAAAAGAAGTAACGATTTTCGACGTTTATGAAGGGGATCGTCTACCAGAAGGTAAAAAATCCATTGCCTTCTCTCTCCGTTACTTTGACCCTGAACGTACGTTAACTGACGAAGAAGTGACTGCTTTACATGAACAAGTGGTTCAAGCGGTAGAAGAGCAATTTGGGGCTACATTACGTGGGTAA
- a CDS encoding ribonuclease HIII codes for MSNQVLHVSSETIEEMERFYKDYLSSKLPPGSVFVARLPQCVITAYRSGKVLFQGALGDKEAKRWDETITKERTDASATDAFYHRSFIGSDEVGTGDYFGPITVVASYVKKEQIPILQQIGVKDSKHLTDDYIVQIAKKLISIVPYSLLILSNEKYNTLQQRGYPQTKMKAILHNQAIVHLLKKIAPEQPEGILIDQFIDQDKYYSYVKGQKEVVTTNVHFRMKAEQLHLSVAASSIIARYAFLKEMHRLSEKAGFSLPKGAGKQVDEAAARLLREQGEEALRMYCKLHFANTEKAKRLVK; via the coding sequence ATGTCTAATCAAGTGTTACACGTATCGTCAGAAACGATTGAAGAAATGGAACGATTTTACAAAGATTATCTATCCTCTAAACTTCCACCGGGTAGTGTGTTTGTCGCTAGGCTTCCACAATGTGTCATCACCGCCTATCGTTCGGGTAAAGTATTGTTTCAAGGAGCATTAGGTGATAAGGAAGCAAAAAGATGGGACGAAACAATCACCAAAGAGAGAACAGATGCATCAGCTACTGACGCATTTTATCATCGTTCTTTTATTGGGTCCGACGAAGTAGGCACCGGTGATTACTTTGGCCCAATAACCGTTGTGGCGTCTTATGTAAAAAAAGAGCAAATCCCTATCTTACAACAAATAGGTGTCAAAGATTCGAAACATTTAACGGATGATTATATTGTACAAATCGCCAAAAAACTTATCTCGATTGTCCCATATAGTTTATTAATTTTGTCAAATGAAAAGTATAATACGTTGCAACAACGAGGTTATCCACAAACGAAAATGAAAGCTATTCTACATAACCAAGCAATCGTCCATTTATTGAAAAAAATCGCGCCAGAACAACCAGAAGGAATTTTAATTGACCAATTCATTGATCAAGACAAATATTATTCTTATGTAAAGGGTCAAAAAGAGGTTGTTACTACGAACGTTCATTTTCGGATGAAGGCAGAACAGCTCCATTTATCTGTCGCTGCTTCCTCCATTATTGCTCGGTACGCCTTTTTAAAGGAGATGCATCGCTTGAGTGAAAAAGCAGGATTTTCTTTACCTAAGGGGGCTGGCAAACAAGTGGACGAAGCGGCCGCTAGGCTTCTTCGGGAACAAGGGGAAGAAGCATTACGCATGTATTGCAAACTACATTTTGCCAATACCGAGAAAGCAAAGCGACTTGTGAAATAA
- the zapA gene encoding cell division protein ZapA — MSDEQKNRISVDIYGQNYVIVGAESTHHLRLVASLVDEKMREISEKNPTLDISKLAVLTAVNAVHDYIKLKEQYEELQKQLKQIKD; from the coding sequence TTGTCTGATGAGCAAAAGAACCGTATATCCGTTGACATTTATGGTCAAAACTACGTTATTGTTGGAGCGGAAAGCACTCATCACCTTCGGCTCGTCGCCTCACTTGTCGATGAAAAAATGCGCGAAATCAGTGAAAAAAACCCAACGTTAGATATTAGTAAACTTGCTGTATTAACGGCGGTGAATGCCGTTCATGATTATATTAAATTAAAAGAACAATACGAAGAATTACAAAAACAACTAAAACAAATAAAGGACTGA
- a CDS encoding CvpA family protein, protein MLDVVILLLLLFGFFIGFRRGFILQTIHMVGFFVSFIVAYLYYDDLASILKLWVPYPVMATDGPLQMLFANDHIETAYYRAIAFAIIFFVFKILLQIIGSMLDFLAHLPILKQANIWAGGMLGLLEVYFILFIVLYIVALVPIESIQATLQQSVLAEAMIKHTPFISSMVKQWWLEYVPIR, encoded by the coding sequence ATGTTAGATGTCGTCATTTTGTTATTACTATTGTTTGGATTTTTTATCGGTTTTCGTCGCGGATTTATTCTACAAACCATTCATATGGTTGGCTTTTTCGTTTCTTTTATCGTTGCTTACCTTTATTACGATGATTTAGCATCCATTCTTAAATTATGGGTTCCTTATCCGGTGATGGCAACCGATGGACCATTGCAAATGTTGTTTGCAAATGATCATATAGAAACTGCTTATTATCGAGCTATTGCCTTTGCCATCATTTTCTTTGTGTTTAAAATTTTGTTGCAAATCATCGGCTCGATGCTTGACTTCCTTGCCCATTTACCGATTTTAAAACAGGCAAACATATGGGCCGGAGGGATGCTCGGCTTATTAGAAGTGTATTTCATTTTGTTTATTGTATTATACATTGTTGCGTTAGTGCCAATTGAATCGATTCAAGCAACGCTGCAACAGTCAGTACTTGCTGAAGCCATGATTAAACACACTCCATTTATTTCCTCAATGGTGAAACAATGGTGGCTTGAATACGTTCCAATTCGTTGA
- the polX gene encoding DNA polymerase/3'-5' exonuclease PolX yields MVTKKDVIRLLERIALYMELKGENPFKISAFRKAAQSLETDARSLTEITDFTKLPGIGKGTAAVIQEYIETGSSEVLEGLQKEVPEGLIPLLQLPGVGGKKLSKLYHELGVIDAETLKQACEEGKVQKLAGFGKKTEEKLLAALEQFGKRPERLPIAFMLPIVETLERKLKQFDGIEKFSRAGSIRRIKETIKDIDFIIATKEPEKVKEQLLQLERIKEAVSNGPTKVSLTFAYDYDVNVDFRLVAPEQFATALHHFTGSKEHNVRMRQLAKERGEKISEYGVEDMNTGHIQTFSSEEAFFNHFSLPFIPPEMRESGEEIERILEQPAYLSLSDIRGDLHMHSTWSDGAHSIEEMVEACRKRGYQYLAITDHSQFLKVASGLTKERWYKQREEIQRLNEKYDDITILTGIEMDILPDGSLDFEDDVIQEMDVVIASIHSHFQQPKEKIMERLKTALSSQHVDIIAHPTGRLIGRRDGYDVNIDLLIQLAKETNTALELNANPHRLDLCVEHLQKAQYAGVKVVINTDAHHINHLSFMELGVSVGRKAWLKKETVLNTYNIDELKNFLKRHDEQ; encoded by the coding sequence ATGGTAACAAAAAAAGATGTGATTCGGCTTCTCGAACGTATTGCGTTATATATGGAATTAAAAGGTGAAAATCCGTTTAAAATATCCGCTTTCCGAAAAGCCGCGCAAAGTTTAGAAACCGATGCCCGAAGTTTAACAGAAATTACGGATTTTACGAAGTTACCAGGAATCGGGAAAGGAACGGCTGCTGTAATCCAAGAATACATCGAAACTGGTTCGTCTGAGGTGTTAGAAGGGTTACAAAAAGAGGTTCCAGAAGGATTGATTCCTCTGTTGCAATTACCTGGAGTCGGCGGGAAAAAATTGTCCAAGCTGTATCACGAGCTTGGGGTGATTGATGCTGAAACGTTAAAACAAGCGTGTGAAGAAGGAAAAGTTCAGAAGCTAGCTGGATTTGGTAAAAAAACGGAGGAAAAACTATTAGCTGCGCTGGAGCAATTTGGAAAGCGACCGGAACGTTTACCGATTGCCTTCATGTTACCAATTGTCGAAACATTGGAACGGAAACTTAAGCAATTCGACGGTATTGAGAAGTTTTCTCGAGCCGGGAGTATACGCCGGATAAAAGAAACGATTAAAGATATCGATTTTATCATCGCAACAAAAGAACCAGAAAAAGTTAAAGAACAACTTCTACAATTGGAGCGCATTAAAGAAGCAGTATCGAACGGTCCGACAAAAGTTTCGTTAACGTTTGCTTACGACTATGACGTTAATGTCGACTTTCGCCTCGTCGCACCGGAACAATTTGCGACTGCTCTTCACCATTTTACTGGATCGAAGGAACATAATGTTAGAATGAGACAACTTGCGAAAGAGCGTGGCGAGAAAATAAGCGAATACGGAGTAGAAGATATGAATACTGGACATATTCAAACGTTTTCTTCTGAAGAAGCTTTTTTCAACCATTTCTCTTTGCCATTCATTCCTCCAGAAATGAGAGAGTCCGGGGAGGAAATTGAACGAATTCTTGAACAACCGGCTTATCTTTCTTTATCCGATATTCGTGGAGATTTACACATGCACTCGACTTGGAGCGATGGGGCTCATTCGATCGAAGAAATGGTAGAAGCTTGTCGAAAACGAGGTTATCAGTATTTGGCCATTACTGATCATTCCCAATTTTTAAAAGTGGCGAGCGGTTTAACGAAAGAACGTTGGTACAAGCAACGGGAAGAAATACAACGGTTGAATGAAAAGTATGATGATATAACGATTTTAACGGGAATTGAAATGGATATTTTACCAGATGGGTCCTTAGACTTTGAGGATGACGTCATTCAAGAAATGGATGTAGTTATTGCTTCCATCCATTCTCATTTTCAACAACCCAAAGAGAAAATTATGGAACGGTTAAAAACTGCCCTTTCTTCCCAACATGTAGATATTATTGCCCATCCGACAGGACGTCTCATTGGACGAAGAGATGGTTATGATGTAAATATCGACTTACTCATTCAACTAGCCAAAGAAACGAATACGGCGTTAGAATTAAATGCGAATCCACATCGCCTTGATTTATGTGTAGAGCATTTACAAAAAGCGCAATATGCTGGAGTTAAAGTGGTGATAAACACCGATGCACATCATATTAATCATCTATCCTTCATGGAACTTGGCGTATCTGTCGGAAGAAAAGCATGGTTAAAGAAAGAAACGGTTCTAAATACGTACAATATAGACGAATTAAAGAATTTTCTAAAACGCCATGATGAACAGTAA